Sequence from the Synergistota bacterium genome:
GGGAGATGTGATTGTTATCCTTCTTAGGGAGGCTTCGACTGCAGGGTATATATGGGAAGTAGGATATTTAGATAAAAATAAGCTTCTTTTCTTCAAAAGCGATAGGGTGAGACTTTCCCCTCCCGGGCTTCTCGGCGGAATTAATTTGCGAGTGTTCTTTTTCAAAGCGATGGAGTCCGGGAAAGCCTCTCTTAGACTTATTTATCATCGTCCGTGGGAGAAGCTGAATAACCCCGCTAAAATTTTTAGCCTCTTTCTCTTGATAAAGTAGAGATAGGGGTCCCGCTTTTGCTTTTATTCTTGCGTAAGAATAATAGATGCTAAAATTTTCGCTTTAAGCTTTTCTTGGAGGGGCAATCTCGCGATCAAGAGATTGCCCCTTTTATTTATGCTTATATGGTAGAATTCTTTTTAGGGAGGTGTTTTTCAAAACATGGTTAACGCTTTTAGTGAGCACGTTGATGTAGTTGAGCGAACCCTTAGAGAATGTTCTTCTGAGATAGAAAAGCTTATCTCTGTTGCCATCGAGACCTTAAAGAGTGGCGGTAAGATAGCCTTTATCGGAAATGGGGGAAGTGCAGCGGATAGTCAACATTTAGCTGCGGAATTTGTGGGCAGATTTGCCCGAAGTAGGTTTCCTCTCCCTGCTCTTGCCTTAACAACGGATACTTCCATTTTAACGGCTTTGGGAAACGATTTCGGCTTTGAGAGCGTTTTTTCGAGACAGGTTGAGGCTCTTCTTGAAAAAGGGGATCTGCTTATAGCTATATCTACTTCAGGGAACAGTCCCAATGTGATAAAGGCGGTTTTGAAAGCTAAGGAGATGGGTGTAAAAGTCGTGGGATTAACTGGGAAAAGTGGAGGGAAGCTCAAGGATATATGTGATGTCAGTATCGTCGTTCCGTCTGACTCTACGCCGAGGATTCAGGAGGTTCATATTCTTATAGGTCATGTTTTGTGTGAGGAGGTGGAGAAGGCACTATATGGATAGCTTGAGGATTTCTTCTGTTAAGGTGATAGTTTTGGGAGATGTCATGCTTGATAGATATTATTATGGCGATGTTGAAAGGATTTCTCCTGAAGCGCCTGTGCCGGTGGTCAGAGTAAAAGGCGAAAGAGTTGGAGCAGGTGGTGCGGGTAATGTTGCGGTAAATCTTGTGAATCTTGGTTGTAAGGTTTCTCTTTATGGGAGCATTGGAAGAGATGAAGCGGGGAAGATTCTTAAGGAAACTCTTTTTAGGAAAGGAATAGATATCTCTGGTCTTTTTGAGCGTTCCATTCCTACAATAACTAAGGTAAGAGTGCTTGGCGAGAAGCAACAGATGGTTAGAATAGATTTCGAAGAGGTAGTTTCTCTTTCGCGATCAGAGGAGGAAAAAGTTTTAGAGGCTTTTTGGAATGAGATAAACGATGCTAAGTGCGTTATAATTTCCGATTATGGAAAAGGGTTTTGTACAGGAAGCCTGTGCAGATTTATCATAGAAGAATCTAAGAGAAAAAAAGTACCCGTTGTGGTTGATCCAAAGGGAATAAACTGGGGGAAGTATAAAGGAGCGTATTTGGTTACCCCGAATTTAAAGGAGCTTGGCGAGGTTTATGGAAAAAGACTTGGGAATGAGAATGAAGAGGTAGCTCGAG
This genomic interval carries:
- a CDS encoding protease inhibitor I42 family protein, with protein sequence MRSLFTVSVMLFLTLIYGSAFAHVESSPNIFAFSERDSGKEVTASKGDVIVILLREASTAGYIWEVGYLDKNKLLFFKSDRVRLSPPGLLGGINLRVFFFKAMESGKASLRLIYHRPWEKLNNPAKIFSLFLLIK
- a CDS encoding D-sedoheptulose 7-phosphate isomerase, with the protein product MVNAFSEHVDVVERTLRECSSEIEKLISVAIETLKSGGKIAFIGNGGSAADSQHLAAEFVGRFARSRFPLPALALTTDTSILTALGNDFGFESVFSRQVEALLEKGDLLIAISTSGNSPNVIKAVLKAKEMGVKVVGLTGKSGGKLKDICDVSIVVPSDSTPRIQEVHILIGHVLCEEVEKALYG